Proteins found in one Oribacterium sp. oral taxon 102 genomic segment:
- a CDS encoding bile acid:sodium symporter family protein codes for MKVLEKLSEFVSKWMALIVIVIAALALLMPASLSWVKTSWVNTLLGIVMFGMGLTLRASDFAEVFRRPKDVVIGAVCQFTLMPLLAFLLTKLFRLEPELAIGVILVGTCPGGTSSNVMTYLSGGDVALSVSMTSVSTLLAPLMTPLLTLLYAGQTVNVRVLAMFVSVIKVVLLPIVLGLIVNYFFRSLTERLVRVLPLLSATAIILIIAAVVSANAARLMRSGLLIVAVVICHNLLGYCTGYAAAKLTGMDLTKCRAISIEVGMQNSGLATSLAATHFAQYPLATIPGAVFSVWHNISGALLADFYKSQNRL; via the coding sequence ATGAAGGTACTGGAAAAGCTGAGCGAATTTGTCAGTAAGTGGATGGCACTGATTGTCATTGTGATTGCAGCATTGGCGCTGCTTATGCCTGCTTCCCTTAGCTGGGTAAAGACCTCCTGGGTCAATACACTGCTCGGGATCGTGATGTTCGGAATGGGGCTGACGCTTCGGGCATCGGACTTCGCAGAGGTTTTCCGCCGTCCGAAGGATGTGGTGATCGGAGCGGTCTGCCAGTTTACGCTGATGCCGCTGCTCGCATTCCTCCTGACGAAGCTCTTCCGGCTGGAACCGGAGCTTGCAATCGGCGTGATCCTGGTAGGAACCTGTCCGGGCGGAACCTCGTCCAATGTGATGACCTATCTCTCAGGCGGAGATGTGGCGCTTTCCGTATCTATGACCTCGGTATCTACGCTTCTCGCACCGCTGATGACGCCGCTGCTGACGCTTCTCTACGCAGGACAGACTGTAAATGTCAGGGTATTGGCGATGTTTGTTTCTGTCATCAAGGTTGTGCTGCTTCCGATCGTGCTGGGGCTGATCGTGAATTACTTTTTCCGCAGCCTTACGGAAAGACTGGTGCGCGTCCTGCCGCTGCTGTCTGCGACGGCGATCATACTGATCATTGCAGCGGTGGTTTCTGCGAATGCAGCGCGTCTGATGCGCTCCGGACTTCTGATCGTTGCGGTCGTGATCTGCCATAATCTTCTCGGCTACTGCACGGGATATGCCGCGGCGAAACTGACGGGAATGGATCTTACGAAGTGCCGTGCGATTTCGATTGAGGTTGGGATGCAGAACTCCGGTCTGGCAACCAGCCTCGCCGCGACACACTTCGCACAGTACCCGCTGGCGACGATTCCGGGGGCTGTATTCTCGGTATGGCATAATATCTCCGGTGCGCTGCTTGCGGATTTTTATAAGTCGCAGAATCGCTTGTAA
- a CDS encoding FAD-dependent oxidoreductase, which yields MRKRSIVLPLAIGVTAASLAACGGNAKTETTAATGLYTPGSYTGTAQGFGGAVSVEITTDAEKITAVKVSGDAETPSVGGAHLAELGEAVLKAQSAEIDAISGATVTSDAVREAAAAAIAQAKGESAPAKEAGPLSFTAGSYTGTAQGYNGPVSLKVSFSDSAVTGIEIESERETNHIGTPAYEILFADAIAANGSGIDGVSGATFTSRAVKEALNDAAAQAKVSDLESFRKNTVKHEAQTPIEESYDVVVVGAGGAGMGAAVQAAQNGDSVVVVEKNAEIGGNTVASGGQFQSAQKYLVWDAENPDAVSGEYKGVSYDKVKSAAGNITVLKTILDWNEAAFDASYFDKVEFVAGDITHLSKAGVHTEYRPTLQALKKEIKAYLDWAQPKLDAGEAETELPLFSTVNLHIFQTYYGGLRQNAEKTEWIYGNYDLVSQFVEGGQELKGWLEDQGALFDESIQPTIVGALWQRENDFLGSDLDGDGKPDADGANASGKTVWSTYFAPTKNTLLKTAANAADNRIMLRTDVDSLIVEDGRVVGVKGTQYDGTEVTLRANKGVILATGGYAANIERVMNTNDYWAKGSITSGTKTTNRSSLQGDGIDMAEQAGAATTGMGYTQLMPISWVDNGNLAFGGGNYAIYVSPETGERYVNETGERDVLSLGEYRNGVEYKGAMGTVLEIANSEQQIPGPYPYGTPKTPETWEMDVPDRQYTRTVDELSGLLKEFGFSATQEQIRKTIEDYDRALMTGTEDKLNVTKTGWTRLIGQAEKDDKGNYLPETYTLDGVKLKIRLLAPSTHHTMGGVVIDTDRHVLDASGKVIPGLYAAGEVTGGIHGGNRLGGNAIVEIFVSGRTAAQAIAKDSK from the coding sequence ATGAGAAAAAGATCTATCGTACTGCCGCTCGCAATCGGTGTGACCGCAGCATCGCTCGCAGCCTGCGGAGGGAATGCGAAGACGGAAACGACGGCAGCTACAGGGCTGTACACCCCGGGAAGCTATACCGGTACGGCACAGGGCTTCGGCGGAGCTGTCAGCGTGGAGATCACGACGGATGCGGAGAAGATCACAGCTGTCAAGGTGAGCGGAGATGCCGAGACACCGAGTGTCGGCGGCGCGCACCTCGCGGAGCTGGGAGAAGCAGTGCTGAAGGCGCAGAGCGCGGAGATCGACGCGATTTCCGGCGCGACCGTGACCTCCGATGCTGTCAGGGAAGCGGCAGCCGCAGCGATCGCACAGGCGAAGGGAGAGAGTGCTCCGGCGAAGGAGGCAGGCCCGCTCAGCTTCACGGCAGGCAGCTATACCGGTACGGCGCAGGGCTATAACGGCCCGGTTTCCCTGAAGGTCAGCTTCAGCGATTCTGCTGTCACCGGTATTGAGATCGAGTCCGAGCGGGAGACCAATCACATCGGTACGCCGGCATATGAAATCCTCTTCGCGGATGCGATCGCAGCCAACGGCTCCGGCATCGACGGGGTCTCCGGTGCGACCTTCACGAGCCGCGCGGTCAAGGAGGCGCTGAATGACGCTGCGGCGCAGGCGAAGGTTTCCGACCTCGAGAGCTTCCGGAAGAACACCGTGAAGCACGAGGCGCAGACGCCGATCGAGGAGAGCTATGACGTGGTCGTTGTCGGTGCAGGCGGCGCGGGCATGGGAGCCGCGGTACAGGCGGCACAGAACGGCGATTCGGTTGTCGTCGTGGAGAAAAATGCGGAAATCGGCGGGAATACCGTGGCTTCCGGCGGGCAGTTCCAGTCTGCGCAGAAATATCTCGTCTGGGATGCGGAGAATCCGGATGCGGTAAGCGGCGAGTATAAGGGCGTGAGCTATGATAAGGTAAAGTCTGCGGCAGGAAATATCACCGTGCTGAAGACCATTCTGGACTGGAACGAGGCTGCCTTCGACGCCTCCTATTTTGACAAGGTGGAGTTCGTGGCAGGCGATATTACGCATTTGTCCAAGGCAGGCGTGCACACGGAGTACCGCCCGACCCTGCAGGCGCTGAAGAAGGAAATCAAGGCATATCTTGACTGGGCGCAGCCGAAGCTGGATGCGGGCGAGGCAGAGACGGAGCTGCCGCTCTTCTCTACGGTAAACCTTCATATTTTCCAGACCTATTACGGCGGACTTCGTCAGAATGCGGAGAAGACGGAATGGATTTACGGAAATTATGATCTGGTTTCCCAGTTTGTGGAGGGAGGCCAGGAGCTGAAGGGCTGGCTGGAGGATCAGGGTGCGCTCTTTGACGAGAGCATCCAGCCGACCATCGTCGGCGCGCTCTGGCAGCGGGAGAATGACTTCCTGGGAAGCGATCTGGACGGAGACGGCAAGCCGGATGCGGATGGCGCCAATGCCTCGGGCAAAACAGTATGGTCTACCTACTTCGCACCGACGAAGAATACGCTTCTGAAGACGGCGGCAAATGCGGCGGACAACAGGATCATGCTCAGAACCGATGTAGATTCCCTGATCGTGGAAGACGGCAGGGTAGTCGGCGTGAAGGGCACACAGTATGACGGCACCGAGGTCACCCTGCGGGCAAATAAGGGCGTCATTCTGGCAACCGGCGGCTATGCTGCCAACATTGAGCGGGTGATGAACACCAACGATTACTGGGCGAAGGGCAGCATCACCTCCGGCACCAAGACCACGAACCGCTCCTCTCTTCAGGGAGACGGCATCGACATGGCAGAGCAGGCGGGCGCGGCGACCACCGGTATGGGATATACGCAGCTCATGCCGATATCCTGGGTGGACAATGGAAACCTTGCCTTCGGCGGCGGCAACTATGCCATCTATGTATCTCCGGAAACCGGAGAGCGCTATGTCAATGAAACCGGAGAGCGGGATGTGCTTTCCCTCGGCGAGTACAGGAACGGCGTAGAGTACAAGGGCGCTATGGGGACGGTGCTCGAAATCGCGAATTCCGAGCAGCAAATCCCGGGACCCTATCCCTACGGAACGCCGAAGACGCCGGAAACCTGGGAAATGGATGTGCCGGACAGGCAGTATACGAGAACTGTAGATGAGCTTTCGGGTCTGCTCAAGGAATTCGGCTTCTCCGCAACACAGGAGCAGATCAGGAAGACCATTGAGGATTATGACAGGGCATTGATGACCGGCACGGAGGATAAGCTCAATGTGACCAAGACCGGCTGGACCAGACTGATCGGGCAGGCGGAGAAGGATGATAAGGGGAATTATCTTCCGGAGACCTATACACTGGACGGCGTGAAGCTGAAGATCAGACTGCTGGCTCCGTCCACGCACCATACCATGGGAGGTGTCGTGATCGATACCGACCGTCATGTACTGGACGCTTCCGGCAAGGTGATTCCGGGGCTCTATGCGGCGGGAGAGGTGACCGGCGGCATCCACGGCGGCAATCGTCTCGGCGGCAATGCGATCGTAGAGATCTTCGTTTCCGGAAGAACCGCGGCACAGGCGATCGCGAAGGACAGCAAATAA
- the thrS gene encoding threonine--tRNA ligase codes for MEKEQYLGLYRHSLAHILAKAVVELYGKDVQYAIGPQIEDGCYYDFVLPKPVTEEDFKQIEDRMREIIKRRESWTRRELSRAEALELFREQKFKTELIQDLPEDEVLSVYYTGEDFVDLCRGPHVENSQELMNAAFKIKSTSGAYWRGDEHRDQLQRIYLYAFPDKNQLKEHLRLVQEALERDHKKLGPQLDLFMFTETAQGMPYWLPRGWKLFNTLLQYWRDIHDVHGYQEISAPVINNKKLWLISGHWAHYVNNMFMVPGKNADGVFDIETDDTMAAKPMNCPNAMLTFKRRVRSYRDLPIRYSETDMVHRKEKAGQLNGLFRVQAFRQDDDHTFVMESQIEEEIEDVLNIADEIYKTFGITYRAELSTRPDDFMGDIALWNDAEAALRRILDKKYGEGNYEVNEGDGAFYGPKIDLQIKDALGREWQCGTVQLDFQLPRNFELKYTAQDGSEQTPVVIHRAIFGSLERFIGILIENFKGAFPFWLSPYQVGIVPIRPEHNDYARKVAGKLAAYRIRTEADYSDNNMKEKIKKYKNYKDPYILVLGDREAAENTVSINLRGSNRQLNNIPLDHFVEMCMKMNAEHSLELIDSVE; via the coding sequence ATGGAGAAAGAACAGTATCTCGGACTTTACAGGCATTCTCTCGCGCACATCCTGGCAAAGGCGGTGGTGGAGCTCTACGGAAAGGATGTGCAGTACGCCATCGGACCACAGATCGAGGACGGCTGCTACTATGACTTCGTGCTGCCGAAGCCGGTAACGGAGGAGGACTTCAAGCAGATTGAAGACAGGATGCGGGAGATCATCAAGAGGAGAGAGAGCTGGACACGGAGGGAGCTTTCCCGCGCGGAGGCGCTGGAACTTTTCAGGGAGCAGAAATTCAAGACAGAGCTGATTCAGGATCTTCCGGAGGATGAGGTTCTGAGCGTTTACTATACCGGAGAAGACTTCGTAGATCTCTGCCGCGGGCCGCACGTCGAGAACTCGCAGGAGCTGATGAACGCGGCGTTCAAGATCAAGTCCACCTCCGGCGCATATTGGAGAGGCGACGAGCATCGGGATCAGCTTCAGAGAATCTATCTCTACGCTTTTCCGGACAAGAATCAGCTGAAGGAGCACCTGCGTCTCGTGCAGGAGGCGCTGGAGCGCGATCACAAGAAGCTCGGACCGCAGCTCGACCTCTTCATGTTCACGGAAACCGCGCAGGGGATGCCGTACTGGCTTCCGCGCGGCTGGAAGCTGTTTAATACCCTGCTGCAATACTGGCGGGATATCCACGATGTTCACGGCTATCAGGAGATCTCCGCGCCGGTCATCAATAACAAGAAGCTCTGGCTGATCAGCGGGCACTGGGCACATTATGTAAACAATATGTTTATGGTGCCGGGGAAGAATGCGGACGGCGTCTTCGACATCGAAACGGATGACACCATGGCGGCGAAGCCGATGAACTGCCCGAACGCGATGCTGACCTTCAAGCGAAGGGTGCGCTCCTACCGTGATCTCCCGATTCGCTATTCCGAGACCGATATGGTACACCGCAAGGAGAAGGCGGGACAGCTCAACGGGCTTTTCCGTGTGCAGGCATTCCGGCAGGATGACGACCACACCTTCGTGATGGAGTCCCAGATCGAGGAGGAGATCGAGGATGTGCTGAATATTGCGGACGAGATCTACAAGACCTTCGGTATCACCTACCGCGCGGAGCTTTCCACCAGACCGGACGATTTTATGGGGGATATCGCGCTCTGGAATGACGCGGAGGCTGCACTGCGCCGTATTCTGGACAAGAAGTACGGGGAGGGAAATTATGAGGTCAATGAGGGGGACGGCGCTTTCTACGGACCGAAGATCGACCTGCAGATCAAGGATGCGCTCGGCAGAGAGTGGCAGTGCGGAACCGTGCAGCTCGATTTCCAGCTTCCACGGAACTTCGAGCTGAAGTACACTGCGCAGGACGGCTCGGAGCAGACGCCGGTGGTCATTCACAGAGCCATCTTCGGTTCGCTGGAGCGCTTCATCGGCATTTTGATCGAGAACTTCAAGGGTGCGTTCCCGTTCTGGCTCTCTCCGTATCAGGTCGGCATCGTACCGATCCGCCCGGAGCATAACGACTATGCGAGGAAGGTAGCGGGCAAGCTTGCCGCTTACCGCATTCGCACCGAGGCGGATTACTCCGACAACAATATGAAGGAGAAAATCAAGAAGTACAAGAATTACAAGGATCCGTACATTCTCGTGCTCGGCGACAGGGAGGCAGCGGAGAATACTGTTTCCATCAACCTCCGCGGCTCCAACCGGCAATTAAACAATATCCCGCTCGATCATTTCGTGGAGATGTGCATGAAGATGAACGCGGAGCATAGTCTGGAGCTTATAGACAGTGTGGAATAA
- a CDS encoding sodium:solute symporter family protein, with translation MGTNFMVTLIVIVYLLFMLWIGWYSSTKITSNTDFMVAGRRLGPILMAGTLAATEIGGGSSLGVVQNGMSGFGLSASWYITTMGIAFVILSFVAPKFRAATVKTVPEFFRRRYGRECGLITAVIMFLPLVGLTAGQFIASAVILSTMLNLDYKLAVVIVAVVVTIYSIMGGLWSVTLTDFVQVFLIVIGMLIAVPYAMHYAGGWVNIRANIPEGTLDLFQGYDLFGIISLVVMYTATFSVGQEAVSRFYAARDERAAKSGAWLAALVNFIYAFVPTILGIITLALINMGKFDAELFAKVGARYALPVLAINTMPALICGLLFAGVISATMSSSDSDLLGAGSIFANDIYKAVLKPDASSESVMRVTKLVMCLVGIASMLIALFNTKSIVSILMFCFTLRAAGSFFPYVLGHYWKKASKAGTIASLLAGTIVVLYLEHVSGGVLFGIKFSQPILPGLAAALLGFVIFSYLLPPAVETTELMPEEDD, from the coding sequence ATGGGTACAAATTTCATGGTGACACTGATTGTGATCGTCTATCTGCTGTTCATGCTCTGGATCGGCTGGTATTCCTCTACTAAGATCACGAGTAATACCGATTTCATGGTAGCAGGCCGGCGGCTGGGGCCGATTCTGATGGCGGGGACACTGGCGGCGACTGAAATCGGAGGCGGGAGTTCTCTGGGAGTCGTACAGAATGGAATGTCCGGATTCGGTCTGAGTGCATCCTGGTACATCACGACGATGGGAATTGCGTTTGTAATCCTGAGCTTTGTGGCACCGAAGTTCCGCGCTGCGACGGTAAAGACGGTGCCGGAGTTCTTCCGGAGACGTTACGGCAGGGAATGCGGACTGATTACGGCAGTGATTATGTTTCTGCCCCTTGTAGGCTTGACAGCGGGACAGTTTATTGCTTCCGCAGTGATTTTATCCACGATGCTGAATCTGGATTATAAGCTTGCGGTGGTAATCGTAGCAGTTGTGGTGACGATTTATTCGATCATGGGCGGGCTTTGGAGTGTAACGCTGACAGATTTCGTACAGGTATTCCTCATTGTCATCGGGATGCTGATCGCCGTTCCGTATGCGATGCATTATGCCGGCGGCTGGGTAAATATCAGAGCAAATATCCCGGAGGGGACACTCGACCTCTTCCAGGGCTATGATCTCTTTGGGATCATCTCATTGGTTGTTATGTATACGGCGACGTTCTCTGTCGGGCAGGAGGCGGTATCCCGCTTCTATGCAGCGCGGGATGAAAGGGCGGCAAAGAGTGGTGCGTGGCTCGCGGCACTCGTTAACTTCATCTATGCATTTGTTCCGACGATCCTCGGTATTATTACGCTTGCTCTCATCAATATGGGGAAGTTCGATGCGGAGCTTTTTGCAAAGGTCGGTGCGAGATATGCGCTGCCGGTGCTGGCGATCAATACCATGCCGGCGCTGATCTGCGGACTGCTCTTTGCGGGAGTGATCTCTGCGACGATGTCCAGCTCGGACTCAGATCTCCTGGGCGCGGGCTCCATCTTCGCGAATGATATCTATAAGGCTGTACTGAAGCCGGATGCAAGCAGCGAGTCTGTGATGCGCGTGACGAAGCTCGTGATGTGTCTGGTGGGCATCGCATCGATGCTGATCGCACTCTTCAATACGAAGAGCATTGTGTCTATCCTGATGTTTTGCTTCACCCTTCGTGCGGCAGGCTCGTTCTTTCCCTATGTGCTGGGGCATTATTGGAAGAAGGCTTCGAAGGCAGGAACCATTGCGTCCCTGCTTGCCGGCACCATTGTAGTGCTTTATCTCGAGCATGTCTCCGGCGGTGTGCTCTTCGGCATCAAGTTCAGCCAGCCGATCCTTCCGGGACTTGCCGCCGCGCTGCTGGGCTTCGTCATATTTTCCTATCTGCTGCCGCCTGCTGTAGAGACGACAGAGCTTATGCCGGAGGAAGATGACTGA